The segment TATTGAATACTCTAGTTCTATACATTTAGGTATTTTTGATTTTGTTGCACCTGCGCCTATATTCAAGCTATAACCATTTAATTTTTCTAGCCAGTTAAATATTTCCATAGGCAATTGATTACTAATATGGTCTATGGGCATTATTTTAACAGTATTGGTATTTTCTAAGAAAATGGGTACTTTATTCCGTATTGGGTATTGTGCTGAACAATTGCTACACTCTAAATAGTCTGTTTTAATTACTAAGTGATCGTTGTGGCATTTGGAACATTTTAATAAGCTAACTATATCTTGTAAGTTGTTTTGCTTAAATAGCATATTTCAAATCCTCCACATTTATAATTATTTGAATTATTGAATGCTATTTTGAAGTTAGGTTTTACAAATAATATCATTGATTAATGATTAACTCCAGTCCATATTGTTTTGAATTTGAACCAAATTTCTCTAATTTTCCAAAATTTACTACTTTCCATTGCTGTGATTATATGCTGCGATCGCTCAAATTCTGTCAGAGTATTTTGGAGTTGTAATCTCAATGTTTCTACTTCTTCTATAGACGGTTGTAAACCAACTTCTATTTCTGTTTGCATATGTTGCGATCGCCAACGAATTTCCTCTAATTTAGCCTCTGTCTTTTGCAATTGAGATTGCGATCGCTCAAATTCCGCCTCAATCTTTTGCAATTGAGATTGCGATCGTTCAAATTCCGCCTCTATCGTTTGCAATTGAGATTGCGATTGCTCAAATTCAGCCTGTGTTTGATGTAATTGAGATTGCGATCGCTCAAATTCAGCCTGTGTTTTTTGTAGTTGCGATTGTATGAGATCACGTTCGACTAATACCTGGTGATATCTGGTATTCAGTAAACTATGCTCACCCTCTTGAAATAAAGGAAATGCTCGGACTATAAATTGTAGAGTATCAATATCTTGATCTTCTTGGAGGCATTCTATAAGGTCTTTGCTAAAGTCATTTTCATTAAGTTTTGGGACTAAATCAGAATCAGAAAATACTGGTAATTTTGTACGGCCTATTTGATCAAGAAAATATCCAGATGTTTTTAACAATTTTTCAGTTGTTTCACGAGTAAAAAACCGCAAATGTGTATCATCTAATATTCCTAACTTCCTATAGTCAAATTTGCCTTCAAGTAATGCTAAACGAATTGCTCCGTGAGCGATATTGGGAATAGACGCTACTACAAAGCCATGCTCTTTTAAAATACTTTTGGTTTCTTCTAAAACTTTCCACGGGTTGCGGAGATGTTCCAGAATATCGCCAAATATCGCCACATCAAACTTCTGATTAGCTAAAATTTCTGTAATAGATACAAAATCAAGATCGGCTACTATGACGTTTTGACAGTATTTTTCAGCTACTTTTGCTGCATCTGGATTGATTTCTATTCCTGTGACTATACAACCTTTTTGTTGAAGTAAATTTGCGAAGTAACCTGTTGCACAGCCAAAGTCAACTACTCTTTTACCTGAGCCAATAAAGTCCAGCATTTTTTTGAGACTGCTATTCTCATCTAGAGCTTCTTCTGTCAGCCCTTCAGGGGATGGATAATCTTTTGACCAATCTTTATGCATAATTAATTTTTAGATAATTTAATTTGCTATAGCTATTATTTGCAACAGATTTCTTTTAAGTTCAACCATCATTGGCTGGTCGATTAAAGCATGAATACGCTTTCCTGTGTGTGGAGGTAAAACCTGAAAAACTATTGCATTATCAATCCAATCAAAAGTGACAGCTTCATAGTTTTCGGCTCCAGCAACCGTTACACTGTAAGAGTTTGGTCTTAAAGGTATTTTGAATTTAAAGCTAATTTCTAATTTTTCTTCAGTCTCTAAGTTATCAATTTTAATATTTTCTTCCAAGGTATTACTTCCGATCAATTCGTTGCCGTTTTTGTCGCATACGAAAAACCCAATGATACAACTCTTAATAGCAACATAAGCTCTGACTTGAATAACTAAAGTAACTTCTTCATTAAATTCAAAAATAGGGCTTTCTCCAGCGTCTTCTCCTAACTGGTTCAATAATCTGATTTTTTCAATCCGAGCCTTACCACTTCCCCGGCGTTTGAGTTTTCCCGAAGATTCCTTAACTGATAGGATGTCAACACCGAGTGATTCTAATGATTGATTGTTGACAAGATTAATGTCATCTGTTGGCTGGGGAAATTGATTATCTAACTCTTTCGGCGCTAAATTCAATTCTAAATCAGTAACCAGTCTCAAATATTCAATTATGACTGCATTGGGCAAACCTGAAGTGTGTATTTGCCCATCATGAATCATGACTGCTGAATTACACAAATTTTTGATAGCTCCGGAATCGTGAGAGACAAATAAAGTTGTGACTCCAGAATCCATTAAATCTCGCATCCGCCGCATACATCTATGTTGAAACACAACATCACCGACAGCCAGTGCTTCATCAACAATGAGAATTTCTGGATTGACGTTCACAGCTACAGCAAAGGCTAAACGAACAAACATACCGCTTGAGTATGTTTTTACTGGTTGATTGATAAAGTCTCCGATATCTGCAAATCCAGCAATTTCATCAAATTTGTCGGCAATTTCTTGTTGACTTAACCCTAATAAGCGCCCATTAAAAAATACATTTTGCCGTCCTGTAAACTCTGGGTTAAAACCACTTCCCAGTTCTAACAATGCAGAGACTCGACCCTTGACTTTTACTTCACCCGTTGTGGGTGTTAAGGTTCCCGCGATAATTTGCAATAGTGTACTTTTACCACAGCCATTGCGCCCAATAATGCCTACTGTTTCTCCTTTAGGAATTACTAAATCAATATCTCTCAGCGCCCAAAATTGTTCAGAAATACTTTTACCAGGTAATAAAATCTCTTTTAAGCGATCTACTGGATGAGCATATCGCTGAAAGCACTTTGATACATTTTTGAGAGAAACTGCAATTTCTTCTCCCATATTTTCCATACCTCAATATTTTAAAA is part of the Nodularia sp. LEGE 06071 genome and harbors:
- a CDS encoding ABC transporter ATP-binding protein encodes the protein MGEEIAVSLKNVSKCFQRYAHPVDRLKEILLPGKSISEQFWALRDIDLVIPKGETVGIIGRNGCGKSTLLQIIAGTLTPTTGEVKVKGRVSALLELGSGFNPEFTGRQNVFFNGRLLGLSQQEIADKFDEIAGFADIGDFINQPVKTYSSGMFVRLAFAVAVNVNPEILIVDEALAVGDVVFQHRCMRRMRDLMDSGVTTLFVSHDSGAIKNLCNSAVMIHDGQIHTSGLPNAVIIEYLRLVTDLELNLAPKELDNQFPQPTDDINLVNNQSLESLGVDILSVKESSGKLKRRGSGKARIEKIRLLNQLGEDAGESPIFEFNEEVTLVIQVRAYVAIKSCIIGFFVCDKNGNELIGSNTLEENIKIDNLETEEKLEISFKFKIPLRPNSYSVTVAGAENYEAVTFDWIDNAIVFQVLPPHTGKRIHALIDQPMMVELKRNLLQIIAIAN
- a CDS encoding class I SAM-dependent methyltransferase, producing MHKDWSKDYPSPEGLTEEALDENSSLKKMLDFIGSGKRVVDFGCATGYFANLLQQKGCIVTGIEINPDAAKVAEKYCQNVIVADLDFVSITEILANQKFDVAIFGDILEHLRNPWKVLEETKSILKEHGFVVASIPNIAHGAIRLALLEGKFDYRKLGILDDTHLRFFTRETTEKLLKTSGYFLDQIGRTKLPVFSDSDLVPKLNENDFSKDLIECLQEDQDIDTLQFIVRAFPLFQEGEHSLLNTRYHQVLVERDLIQSQLQKTQAEFERSQSQLHQTQAEFEQSQSQLQTIEAEFERSQSQLQKIEAEFERSQSQLQKTEAKLEEIRWRSQHMQTEIEVGLQPSIEEVETLRLQLQNTLTEFERSQHIITAMESSKFWKIREIWFKFKTIWTGVNH